From the Glandiceps talaboti chromosome 10, keGlaTala1.1, whole genome shotgun sequence genome, one window contains:
- the LOC144441123 gene encoding arginase-1-like — protein sequence MIGPTCLRRTHSAIRHLCSDIFTSRTRPNILKQAVSSHNHVMSSQYASQPSKSIGVLGIPLNTGQPNPGVKDGPTVIRKAGLIDKIKELDNDVKDYGDLEFEKIENDPPFDKVQNPRNVGAANKKISEMVSKVIQDKRMCITLGGDSALTIGAIHGHAKEQPNVCMLWVGACPDINTPLTSDTGNIHGQSLSFLLHELKEYVPEVPGFDWVDTVISANDVAYIGVRDIDKGERAIIEMCGMNLFSTDVIDELGIVEVVKKAIAYVNPNGDRPIRLGFDIDSLEGASTGTPAAGGLTLRECIYIVEQVYKTGLLAGMDLMEVNPELGNKEQQELTVNAAVEIITAAVGKKRYGNTPRDYKLPKASTK from the exons ATGATTGGCCCTACGTGTCTTCGCCGTACACACTCTGCTATAAGGCATCTTTGCAGTGATATATTCACATCCAGGACTCGACCAAATATTCTGAAACAAGCAGTATCTTCGCATAATCACGTCATGTCGTCGCAATACGCCTCACAACCGTCAAAATCTATAGGCGTACTTGGTATCCCGTTAAATACTGGGCAG CCGAATCCAGGAGTTAAAGATGGACCGACTGTAATAAGAAAGGCTGGCTTGATAGACAAGATTAAAGAGCTAG ATAATGACGTCAAGGACTACGGAGATCTAGAGTTTGAAAAAATCGAAAATGATCCTCCCTTTGACAAAGTTCAAAATCCAAGGAATGTTGGTGCAGCAAACAAAAAG ATTTCAGAgatggtgtcaaaggtcatccaGGATAAGAGGATGTGTATTACACTGGGTGGTGACAGTGCTTTAACCATAGGAGCAATCCACGGTCATGCCAAAGAACAGCCCAACGTGTGTATGTTATGGGTTGGCGCATGCCCAGATATCAACACACCACTGACGTCAGATACTGGTAACATCCACGGACAGTCTCTATCTTTCCTTCTACATGAGCTAAAGGAGTACGTCCCCGAGGTTCCCGGCTTTGATTGGGTTGATACTGTCATCTCTGCCAATGATGTTGCCTATATAGGAGTCAGAGACATTGACAAGGGCGAAAG AGCCATCATTGAAATGTGTGGGATGAACCTTTTCTCCACCGACGTCATAGATGAACTTGGTATAGTTGAAGTTGTAAAGAAAGCCATTGCATATGTCAATCCAAA TGGTGACCGTCCAATTCGTCTTGGTTTTGACATTGATTCATTGGAAGGTGCGAGTACAGGCACGCCAG CTGCTGGTGGTTTAACACTTAGGGAGTGTATATACATTGTTgaacaagtttataaaacag GTTTACTAGCCGGTATGGACCTGATGGAGGTAAATCCTGAACTTGGTAACAAAGAACAACAAGAACTGACAGTGAATGCTGCCGTTGAGATAATAACAGCTGCTGTAGGAAAGAAGAGATATGGCAACACACCACGTGACTACAAACTTCCAAAAGCATCGACGAAGTAG
- the LOC144440690 gene encoding histamine N-methyltransferase-like translates to MATTAWLTLLADDLDWYDQAFKVYQTKTKRHTKTLTACSDFLPKIILENHRCAGTQVNDTSVFRYLGVGSGAGMPDITLLEQLQKSFRSIKATIVDPNPALTEKFKQNLTENSCHLPGVTFDFKLMTFEEYMSVSEDEMFDCIVGINSLYHVDNPDETVRWLHSKLNDSGTLIFQVTSVNNSFPVLWSKFPVLLSTRLRKVTPDLIEASLKRSNAKDIKVITLEADVDVTECFDEDSNEGSLLLDFMTQAVRFRTTAPPILVRDVLQFMSEKGVRNGNQNYVSNNYDFILARR, encoded by the exons ATGGCAACCACGGCTTGGTTAACCCTCTTGGCAGATGATCTTGATTGGTATGATCAGGCCTTCAAGGTGTACCAAACCAAAACTAAACGGCACACAAAAACACTAACGGCTTGCAGTGACTTTTTGCCGAAGATAATACTTGAGAATCATCGTTGTGCAGGAACACAAGTCAATGATACATCGGTCTTTCGGTACTTAGGTGTTGGTAGCGGTGCTG GAATGCCTGATATAACACTCTTGGAACAGTTGCAAAAATCATTTCGTTCCATCAAGGCTACGATTGTTGACCCAAACCCGGCCTTAACAGAGAAGTTTAAGCAGAACCTGACTGAAAACAGCTGTCATCTTCCTGGTGTGACCTTTGACTTCAAACTCATGACTTTTGAAGAGTATATGAGTGTTTCTGAAGATGAGATGTTTGATTGCATCGTTGGCATAAATTCCCTCTATCATGTTGATAACCCCGATGAGACAGTTCGTTGGCTTCATTCAAAACTCAATGACAGTGGTACATTAATATTCCAAGTGACATCAG TGAACAACTCCTTTCCTGTACTGTGGTCAAAGTTTCCTGTTTTATTGAGTACTCGGTTGAGAAAGGTCACACCTGACTTAATTGAAGCAAGTCTGAAGAGATCAAACGCCAAAGACATCAAGGTCATCACACTGGAAGCAGATGTTGATGTTACAGAATGTTTTGATGAGGACTCAAACGAAGGCAGTTTGCTTCTTGATTTCATGACCCAAGCAGTACGTTTCCGTACAACAGCGCCACCAATTTTAGTGCGAGATGTTTTGCAGTTCATGAGTGAAAAAGGAGTTAGGAATGGGAATCAAAACTACGTCAGTAATaattatgatttcattttaGCCAGAAGATAA